The DNA sequence CTGGGCCGAACTCATCCAGCTGACCGGAGACAAGGACGGTCCCAAGCTGGGCAGAAGCGTGGGGTGAGTAGGGGGCGagctccccccccctccccgccagAGCCCCTCGGgacccctctcctccttcccggGGACAAAAATTATCTCAGGTGCCAACAGCTTTACTGGGGTCGTGCTGGGGGGACACTGGGGTGAGGGTCTGCTCCGACCCGCAGGAAACCGAAGGGAAGCGTCCAGGATGGGGTGGGCTGCGTGGGGAACCTCCTGGAGAAGGGGACACCCCTGGAGAGGGACCCCCAGGACACGGACAGCTGAGGGGGGAGCTGGAGAACCTGCGGGTGAAGCTGTCCCCCCTCAGGAGGTTCCTCAGGAGGCTCCTGCGGGATCTCCGGCACCGCCTGCGTCCCTTCACCCGGGAGCTGCTGATCGGGTGTCCCCGCGGTGGCACCTGGTGACAGCCGAGCTCCTTGGGGGTGCTGACGAGGTCCAGAGGTTCCTGTCCCGCCAGGACCAGGTCACCTCCCACCCCGAGCAGCTGggggacacccccagccccacgcCCGGAGCATGGTGACAGAGATCCCGTGgcactgccacctcctcccGCACAGCCCCCGCACCCCGGGGcggctcagccaggagctgtgGGACAGGCTGACCCGGAACGCCCGGGACCTGCACGGGAAGATCCAGAAGaacctggagcagctccaggcccAGCTGAGCCCGGCAGAGCGTCCGGGCGGTGCCGAGGAGATGTCCCGGGGTCAGACACTGCTCATGGGGACACAGCCGGGGACACACCCAAGGACACACCTGGGGACACAGCCAGAGATACACCTGGAGATACACCCGGGGACACACCCGGGAATACACCTGGAGACACAGTCGGAGATACACCTGGAGATACACCC is a window from the Calypte anna isolate BGI_N300 chromosome 24, bCalAnn1_v1.p, whole genome shotgun sequence genome containing:
- the APOA5 gene encoding LOW QUALITY PROTEIN: apolipoprotein A-V (The sequence of the model RefSeq protein was modified relative to this genomic sequence to represent the inferred CDS: inserted 2 bases in 2 codons; deleted 2 bases in 1 codon); the encoded protein is MALRAALLLALLATFPVAPAGPGRSGFWAELIQLTGDKDGPKLGRSVGKPKGSVQDGVGCVGNLLEKGTPLEGPPGHGQLRGELENLRVKLSPLRRFLRRLLRDLRHRLRPFTRELLIGCPXRWHLVTAELLGGADEVQRFLSRQDQVTSHPEQLGDTXQPHARSMVTEIPWHCHLLPHSPRTPGRLSQELWDRLTRNARDLHGKIQKNLEQLQAQLSPAERPGGAEEMSRGQTLLMGTQPGTHPRTHLGTQPEIHLEIHPGTHPGIHLETQSEIHLEIHPGRHPGTHPGIHLETQSEIHPRTHPGTHLGTQPEIHLETQSEIHLGTHLGTRPVTHPSGHPASRSSVGTWPAAWPHGGHRGGRVRRTSVNSAGGRGTPGDT